In the Drosophila takahashii strain IR98-3 E-12201 chromosome 3R, DtakHiC1v2, whole genome shotgun sequence genome, one interval contains:
- the eloF gene encoding very long chain fatty acid elongase F isoform X1 translates to MPAPVDPVKLPIFSDPWVVSATLLGYLLIVLGVGPRLMMNRKPFDLRGVIKVYNIMQIVYNGVIFVLGFHFLFVSRAYSLSCFKHLPMDHELKDRERFITSWYMVNKFVDLVETVFFVLRKRNRQISFLHVFHHFSMALSGYLYYYFFGYGGIAFPLCFLNVAVHVVMYTYYYLSSISLEVQQSLWWKKYITLVQLAQFALIMSLCMYTLTDRNCSANKPLTIGCGLLAASFTVLFCQFYFNTYIRTGKKKSKQDSH, encoded by the exons ATGCCCGCTCCAGTAGATCCTGTGAAGCTGCCCATCTTCAGCGATCCATGGGTGGTTTCGGCTACTCTGCTCGGCTACCTGCTGATTGTCCTCGGAGTGGGTCCCAGACTCATGATGAACCGAAAGCCCTTCGATCTGCGTGGCGTTATTAAGGTCTACAATATCATGCAGATCGTTTACAACGGTGTGATTTTCGTATTA GGATTCCACTTCCTCTTCGTCTCGAGGGCCTACAGCTTGAGCTGCTTCAAGCATCTGCCGATGGACCATGAACTGAAGGATAGGGAGCGCTTCATCACCAGTTGGTATATGGTCAATAAATTCGTAGACCTTGTGGAAACTGTGTTCTTCGTTCTGCGTAAAAGGAATAGGCAGATATCGTTCCTGCATGTCTTTCACCATTTCTCCATGGCATTATCCGGTTATCTGTACTATTACTTCTTTGGATATGGCGGCATCGCGTTTCCGCTGTGCTTCCTAAACGTAGCCGTCCATGTCGTCATGTACACCTACTATTACCTCTCCTCGATCAGCCTGGAGGTGCAGCAGAGTCTGTGGTGGAAGAAGTACATCACCCTCGTCCAGCTGGCGCAGTTCGCGTTAATCATGTCCCTCTGTATGTACACGCTAACGGATCGAAACTGTAGTGCCAACAAGCCGTTGACAATTGGATGTGGTCTTCTGGCCGCCTCATTCACCGTGCTGTTCTGCCAATTTTATTTCAACACCTACATCCGAACTGGCAAGAAGAAATCGAAACAGGACAGCCATTAA
- the LOC108062733 gene encoding very long chain fatty acid elongase F — MFDVFDKPFADPVQLPLVGNFRTSVIIITIYLLFVLKLGRDLMAKHEALELRGVLKVYNIGQVLFNTVIFVWGFHLIFVSRPYNLSCMTVLPQDHELKSTERTLSYLYHLNKLLDLMDTIFFVLRKKSRQITFLHVFHHVFMVLISHLLIRFYGYGGHVFFICMFNVLVHIVMYGYYYASSQSQNVQESLWWKKYLTLGQLLQFLLMFLHGAYTFFQPNCSASRGVIYVTGGASFFMFVMFSKFYVKTYIRPKEVKSKGKAN, encoded by the exons ATGTTTGATGTGTTCGATAAGCCATTCGCGGATCCTGTCCAGCTACCGCTGGTCGGCAACTTCCGGACCTCAGTGATAATTATCACAATATATCTGCTATTTGTACTGAAGTTGGGTCGGGATCTGATGGCAAAGCATGAGGCTCTTGAACTACGTGGCGTCCTTAAGGTCTACAACATCGGACAAGTCCTGTTTAACACGGTGATTTTTGTGTGG GGCTTTCACCTGATATTCGTGTCTAGGCCGTACAACTTGAGCTGCATGACTGTCCTGCCGCAGGATCACGAACTAAAGTCCACGGAAAGGACTCTGTCCTACCTGTACCACCTGAACAAGCTGCTCGACCTGATGGACACCATCTTCTTTGTGTTGCGCAAGAAATCGCGCCAGATTACCTTCCTGCACGTATTCCACCACGTGTTCATGGTGCTCATCTCGCACCTGTTGATCCGATTCTACGGCTATGGAGGTCATGTCTTTTTCATCTGCATGTTCAACGTACTGGTGCACATTGTGATGTACGGCTACTATTACGCCTCGTCGCAGAGCCAGAATGTCCAGGAGAGCCTATGGTGGAAGAAGTACCTCACTCTGGGCCAATTGCTGCAGTTCCTCTTGATGTTCCTGCACGGCGCCTACACCTTCTTCCAGCCCAACTGCTCAGCTTCACGGGGTGTTATCTACGTCACGGGCGGGGCCAGCTTCTTCATGTTTGTGATGTTCTCTAAATTCTACGTGAAGACCTACATTCGACCCAAGGAGGTCAAGTCCAAGGGCAAGGCAAACTGA
- the eloF gene encoding very long chain fatty acid elongase F isoform X2 — translation MDHELKDRERFITSWYMVNKFVDLVETVFFVLRKRNRQISFLHVFHHFSMALSGYLYYYFFGYGGIAFPLCFLNVAVHVVMYTYYYLSSISLEVQQSLWWKKYITLVQLAQFALIMSLCMYTLTDRNCSANKPLTIGCGLLAASFTVLFCQFYFNTYIRTGKKKSKQDSH, via the coding sequence ATGGACCATGAACTGAAGGATAGGGAGCGCTTCATCACCAGTTGGTATATGGTCAATAAATTCGTAGACCTTGTGGAAACTGTGTTCTTCGTTCTGCGTAAAAGGAATAGGCAGATATCGTTCCTGCATGTCTTTCACCATTTCTCCATGGCATTATCCGGTTATCTGTACTATTACTTCTTTGGATATGGCGGCATCGCGTTTCCGCTGTGCTTCCTAAACGTAGCCGTCCATGTCGTCATGTACACCTACTATTACCTCTCCTCGATCAGCCTGGAGGTGCAGCAGAGTCTGTGGTGGAAGAAGTACATCACCCTCGTCCAGCTGGCGCAGTTCGCGTTAATCATGTCCCTCTGTATGTACACGCTAACGGATCGAAACTGTAGTGCCAACAAGCCGTTGACAATTGGATGTGGTCTTCTGGCCGCCTCATTCACCGTGCTGTTCTGCCAATTTTATTTCAACACCTACATCCGAACTGGCAAGAAGAAATCGAAACAGGACAGCCATTAA